The Thioalkalivibrio nitratireducens DSM 14787 DNA segment ATGTTCGTGCTTTCGGGCCAGCGTCGCGAACGCGGCACGGATATCCGCGTCCGATTGCCTCCACAGGTAGTCGTGAACCCCGGTGTACAGCAACGCGCTGATGAGCAGGTCGCGCGGATCGCGGACGAGAAAGATGCGCCTGTCGAACGCAGCCAGCATCGGCCCGAGAAAACCACGGGAGGGGCGGAGCAGGGCCTTGACCAGCACCGGCCGGGCACCCTCGAGGTGCGGCGCCACGTCGGAAAAATCCCGCGGTTCGAACACACCGGTGCACGATTCCAGGCTGTTCTTGATCTTGAAGTACAGCCCGGTGCTACCCGATTTTCCGGGGCTGAGGATCAGGATATGGGCCGGGCTGTCTGCCATGTGAAGGGTCGTCGCCATGGTTGGTTCGGCGGCGATTTTGCCCGGAATGCGCGCGGCCGTCCATTCCGGGTGGTCTGGCGGAAGGTCGGGCAGCCCAGCCTCGGCCGGAGGTTCGGGATCGGACCATCGCCGATCCGAGGAGCGGGTGCGAGTTCACTGCGACGATTCACGAAAAGCCCCGTCAAGCGGCTGTCCCGATGCCGCCGGATGCAGCTTCCCGCCGATCTCCCGGCACGGGAATATCTTGATCGGCCGCTCGCCGCATTCGCTGCACGAACCGCATCTGCCACTATCCGCCACCCTCGGCCAGGGACACCACCTGCACCGCGCTGCCCAGGCGTTCGCGGGCGATGTCGACCAGGTGCCGGTGGTGGGTGAAGAACAGCACTTGCGTGCGTTGCGCCAGCCGGGCCAGCACTTCCAGCCCGGCGCCGGCGCGCGCGTCGTCGAAGTTGATGAACAAATCGTCCGCGACGAACGGCAGTGTCGGTGCAGTCTCGAGATAATCCTCGACCGACGCGACCCGCAGTGCCAGGTAGAGCTGGTCCGCGGTGCCGGTGCTCAGTCCGAGCACCGGCACCGCCCGGTTCCCGTCGCGCAGGCCGGTCAGTTGCGGACGGTCCTGATCATCGTAGTCGACCCGCAGCGCCTGAAACGTGCCGAGGGTCAACAGCGCGAACAGTTCGCCCGCGCGCCTGAGCAATGGCCCCTGTTTTCGGCGCCGGTACCGGTCGATGGCCCAGCGGAGCACCGTGGCCGCTGTGCGCGCCTGCACGTACTGCTCGGCCGCATCGCGCATTTCCGCCAGCGCTTCCTGGCGCTCGCTCGCGGCACGCGCAGCCGCGTCGCCGCCACCCAGCGCCTCGAAGGCCTCGCGCGCCTCCGAACGCCGTTCGGCGCTGGCCGCCAGGCGCTGCCGCAGCTCCGCCAGCTGTTCGTGCAGCGTCTCTTCCTGTGCCGCCAGGCGGTCGATGTCGACGTCCGCGCATTCCTGCGCCAGCGCTGTCGGCGGCAGGCCGTCGCCCTCGCGCTCCAGCGACGCGACCACGCGGTCGCGTTCGCCGTTCAGCCGGCGCCACTGATCGGACCGCCGGAGCGCCTCGCGCAGTTCGTCGATGCGCTCGACCCGCGCGGCCTGCAGCAGGTGCCCGATGGACTCGTGTGCGGCGCGGCGATCCCGTTCGCGCGCAGCGAGCGCTTCCTCCAGCCGCCGGATCTCGTTGTGCTGCTCCTGCTCGCGCTCATGCGCGGCCCGGGCGGCATCGAGGCGCTGCTTCAGTACTCGCACCGCGTCGCCGGCGGGCCGGGCCGCGAGATCCGGGGCGACCCGGGGCAGCAGTGCCGCGGCGGCCCGCTCGAACTCGGCGGCATCGGCGCGGATCCGGTCGATACGATCGTGCTGCAACGCGGCCATCTGCTGGGCCAGTTCGCGCATTTCCTCGAAGCTGGCGAGTTGCCGGTCGATCTCCTCGACCTCGGCGCCCGCGTGCAGACCAAGCCCGGTCACCGCGCTGTCCCAGCGCCGCCGCCAGTCCTGCCACGCCGCGTCCGCGCTGCCGTGCTGCGCCGTGCGACGCAACCGGTCCCTTTCCGCCTCGGCGCGCGCCTGCTGCAGCGTCTGGCGCTCGCGTGCGGCCTCCTGCAGACGCGCCAGTCGCTCGGATGCGCGTTCCAGCAGCACGGCCACGGGTTCGGCCGCGAGTTCGTCCCCCGTACCGCCGACGTCGGCCATGGCCTCCAGCAGGCGTTTCCGGGCCGCCTGTTCGCCCTGCCGTTCCGATTCGAGCCGGGCCTGCGCGGCGGCCTGCGCCTGCAGGGCGTCGAGCAGCCCGCGCCGGGTTTCCATCCAGTCCAGCATCGTGTCGGGATCGAGCGGCGCGAACGGGGCCGCGTCCCACATTTGCGCCCATTCCGCCCGTTGCGCGGCCTGCTGTTCCAGCAGGCGGTCCTGCTGGCCGCGCAGCTCCGCGTCGACCGCCTCGCCGCCCCGGATGCGGCGCGCCTGCTCGTCCAGCCGACCGAGCGTTTCGGCCTGCTCGAAGCGCCGGTCAGCCACCGCGTCGGCCTCGTGCAGCGCGGGTTCGAATGCAGTCAGCGGATCGGCTCCGGACCGGTCCATCCATTCCCGGTCCTCGGCGCAGACCGCGCCGGTTCCGAGATGCCGAGCCTTGACCAGGCGCCACAGCCGGTTGCGGTGCTTCCGCACCGCCTGCAGCTGGTCGCGGGTAATCACCTCGCCAGCGGTCAACGCCTCCTGGTACTGCTGCCGTGCGCGCGTCAGCTCGACGCCGGCTGCATCGCGCTCGCGACTCAGGTCGGCCAGCCGCTGGTCCAGTTCGCGCATCCGGTCCCGTTGCGCCTGAATCGCCGCCAGCGGGGGCGCCGGCACTTCCGGAAGCCCTGCGATCGCGGACACCGGCGGATGCAACGCCACTGCAAGTTGCTCGACCCGTGTCGCGGCGTCGCGCGCGGCGGCCTGCGCGGCCTGCAACCGCGCGCCCGGATCGCCGAGTTCGCGCACTGCACGGACGACCGCAGCGAGCCGCTCGCGGTCCGGCACCGGAGGGATCGCGGCCAGTTGCCGGTCGAGGTGTTCGCATTGCGCCTGGCTGTCGCGCAGGGCCGCATCGGCCGCCGCGAGCGCTGCGGCAAGCCCGCCACGCTGCTGCCCCAGCACACGGACCGCCGCGAGTGCGGCGCGGGAGGGGATCGCCGCGACGATCGCCTCCGTTTCGGTTGCCTGAACGCCGAGTTCGGCCGCGAGCCGTCTCAGCGCCTGCCCGGCGGCGTCGAGTTCGGCCTCGCGCTTGGGCAGATCGCGCTGCCCGCGGGCGACCTCGATGCCCCAGACCTGCAGACGCTCGGCTTCGTCTTCGGCCGCGAGGAGCCGGTGATCGCATGGGATCCCGGCGAGTTGCTCGCGCGCCTGCCGCAGCTGGTCGGCGAGGATCTCGATGCGAATGCCGGCATCGGCCTCGACGCGTTCGGCGTCGGCCAGCTGCTCGCCGGCGTCTTCGGGCAACTCGATCACGGGGCCCAGGTCGGCGATGCGCGATTCGAGTTCGAACCGCTGCCGGACCTCCCGGTAGACGCGCCGAATCCGCGCCACCCGGCGCGCCTCGGCCGAACGGCGTTCGAGTTCGTCGGCGACGTCGGCGTAGGCCTGGTTCGCCGCGTCGAGCCTCTCCCGGTAGTTCTGCCACTGGCTCGCGGTCAGCGTGTGTTCGCGCAGTTCGCGGTCGGCCTGCTCGAGCCGATCGACCGCCTGGGTGTACCGGCGGCGCGCCGCACGGCGCGGACCCCAGATCGCGTCCGCCTCGCGCTCCAGCGCCGCGAGCCGCTGGCGAAGCCCGCCGATGCCGGCGCCTGCCGAGAACAGCACCTGTCCGATCTCGTCCCTGGCCTCCAGGATCTCGCGCCCGCCCTGCTGCAACCGTGGATGGTCCAGCGAGAACATCCGCTCGAAGAACGCGCGGTCGGCACCCGAGAGAAAAGGGGCCAGAGCCGACTCGCCCTCGGGAATGGCCACCTCGTCGGTGTCCAGCAACGTTTCCCGGTTGCCTTTGCGGCGCACGATCTCAAGCGAGGCTCCATCGTGCTCGAGCCGCGCGCCGACCCGCATGTCGCGGTATTCGTGCAGAAAGCCGAAGCGACTCTGCATCGGGATCCCGAACAGCAGATCCTCGATCGCCGCCAGCGCGGTCGACTTTCCGGCCTCGTTGGGCCCGAACACGATGTGGAAATCCGTGCCGTTCTGCGGCAGCGGGATCGACCGTCCGGTGAAGTGTCCGTAGCGCAGCAGGTCCAGCCGGGCGACTCGCACGATGTTCAGTCCTCCTCGCCCTCGCCCGCCAGGCGCTGCGAAAGCCAGGGCACCACGGCCGTCGCCAGCGCCGCGGGATCCTCCGCGAGGGCGGTCGTCAGGATCGAATCCGGTTCCAGCTCGGCCCGCAGTTCGTAGGGCAGCCGGCGCAGCATCGCCCCCGGATCCTCGGCCAGCCGCGCCAGCAATTCCGGGTCCGTGGCCGCCTCCTGCCAGAGCGCTTCGAGTTCGCCGGCGGGATCGGTGCGCTCGGCTCCGGTCGCCGTGGTCGCCACCACGACCTTTTCCACCCAGGCCGCATCGGTGCCGAGCCCGACTGCCGCCGCCCGCGCCTCCGCGAGCAAGCGGTCGCCCGACACCTGCAGCTCGCCGTGGATCGGCGTCGATCCCTGGCATTCGACCCGGCACGCGAGCAGGCGCCCCTGCCCCTCGGCCGCCACGGCATCGGCGATCGCCGCCTGCAGGCGTTCGACCGCCTCGCCGAGGCTGCCGGCGCCGGTCAGATCCGCCTGAACCCGGCTCCAGCGCACGACATCGACGGCCAGCGGCGCCACGTCCACCGCCGTGCCCGCTTCCACGGTGACCAATACGGCCCCCTTGTCGCCGGTTTCGCGGATATGGCGCCCCTGCAGGTTGCCGGGGAACACCACCGGAGGCCGCGGGTGCAGGATCTGGAACTGGTGCACGTGTCCCAGCGCCCAGTAGTCGTAGCCCTTCGCGAGCAGATCGCCCAGCGCGCAGGGCGCATAGTTCTCGTGCCCGCCGAGCCCGCCGAGACCGGTATGCAGCACGCCGATATTGAAATGATGCGGCATCGGATCCGGATAGGCGGGCACCAGATTCTCGCGCAGTTCCCGCTGTGCAAAGCTCTGACCATGGAGCGCGACCCCGCAAGCGTCCAGCCGGAAGGTCTCGGGCCTGCGCGCACCGAACACCCGGACGTTGTCCGGCAACGTCAGCCGGCGCGTCAACTGGCTCTCGGCGTCGTGGTTGCCGTGCAGCAGGAACACCGGGATGCCGGCCTCGTTCAAGCGCCCCATCTGCGCCGCGAAGAACAGCCCGGTACGGTAGTCGCGCCAGTCGCCGTCGTAGAGATCGCCGGCGATCACGACGAAGTCGACCCGCCGGTCGATCGCATCCCCGACGAGCTGGACGAACGCCTCGCGGGTCGCGGTGCGGATGCGTTCTGCCGCACTGCCCTCGTGCCCGCTCAGCCCGCGCAGCGGACTGTCCAGGTGGATGTCCGCTGCGTGCAGGAAACGAAACGATCCCAAGCCCTGCCCTCCCTGGTCCGGAGTCCACGCGCCCGGCGATGCCGGCGCGCGGCCGGGGTCGCCCCGGCCGGCGATCCCAAAAGGCTAGCACAGTGGCGGCCGACTACTCGAAATCGCGGGGTATCAGCGGCCCGTGGCTGCGTTCGATCGATTCGGCGGCTCGCGATGCGCCGCGTCGTGTAGGTCGAAATCGACCATGAGCTCGTTGGCCAAGGCCTCCAGGTCGTCCTGGAGGGTATGAAGATCGGCCGAAGCGGGAACGGCCAGGTCGGCTTCCGCCCGGAAAACGGGATGACCGGACATCGGCGCGGGCTCGCATCCGGTCTCCAGCCCGTCGATGGAGATTCCGTGCCGCAGAAGGACGCCGGAGATGTCCCGCACGATTCCCGGGTGATCGTGGCCCGTCAGATTCAGCCGCACGCGCCGTATCGACGGCTCCGCAACTTCGCGGCCGCGCTCGATCGTCAGGTGCAAGCCCTCGGCCTCGAGCCCGCGCAGCGCCGCCTCCAGTTGCTCAACAGCGTCGGAATCGACTTCCAGCCGCACGATTCCTGCGAACTGGCCGGCGAGCTGGGCCATCCGGCTCTCCATCCAGTTCGCCCCCGCGCGCTGCGCGCGGGTGGCAACGACACTGACCAGTCCCGGGCGATCCGGTCCGATCAGCGTAACGATCAACGACGTATTCACGGCAGTCCCCTTTCAGGCCGAACGATCCTCGAGTGCGCCATGGTACGTCAGGACGGGTGCCCCCCGGTGCAATGCACAGCCCGATGATCCTGTTCCCCCTTCCCCGCAAGCAGGGAAGGGGGGCATTGTCAGGGGTGGCCACCGGTCATGGCAGTCGACGTGACGGAAAACACCGTCCGTATCCCGGCGATCCGCAG contains these protein-coding regions:
- a CDS encoding ATP-binding protein — its product is MRVARLDLLRYGHFTGRSIPLPQNGTDFHIVFGPNEAGKSTALAAIEDLLFGIPMQSRFGFLHEYRDMRVGARLEHDGASLEIVRRKGNRETLLDTDEVAIPEGESALAPFLSGADRAFFERMFSLDHPRLQQGGREILEARDEIGQVLFSAGAGIGGLRQRLAALEREADAIWGPRRAARRRYTQAVDRLEQADRELREHTLTASQWQNYRERLDAANQAYADVADELERRSAEARRVARIRRVYREVRQRFELESRIADLGPVIELPEDAGEQLADAERVEADAGIRIEILADQLRQAREQLAGIPCDHRLLAAEDEAERLQVWGIEVARGQRDLPKREAELDAAGQALRRLAAELGVQATETEAIVAAIPSRAALAAVRVLGQQRGGLAAALAAADAALRDSQAQCEHLDRQLAAIPPVPDRERLAAVVRAVRELGDPGARLQAAQAAARDAATRVEQLAVALHPPVSAIAGLPEVPAPPLAAIQAQRDRMRELDQRLADLSRERDAAGVELTRARQQYQEALTAGEVITRDQLQAVRKHRNRLWRLVKARHLGTGAVCAEDREWMDRSGADPLTAFEPALHEADAVADRRFEQAETLGRLDEQARRIRGGEAVDAELRGQQDRLLEQQAAQRAEWAQMWDAAPFAPLDPDTMLDWMETRRGLLDALQAQAAAQARLESERQGEQAARKRLLEAMADVGGTGDELAAEPVAVLLERASERLARLQEAARERQTLQQARAEAERDRLRRTAQHGSADAAWQDWRRRWDSAVTGLGLHAGAEVEEIDRQLASFEEMRELAQQMAALQHDRIDRIRADAAEFERAAAALLPRVAPDLAARPAGDAVRVLKQRLDAARAAHEREQEQHNEIRRLEEALAARERDRRAAHESIGHLLQAARVERIDELREALRRSDQWRRLNGERDRVVASLEREGDGLPPTALAQECADVDIDRLAAQEETLHEQLAELRQRLAASAERRSEAREAFEALGGGDAAARAASERQEALAEMRDAAEQYVQARTAATVLRWAIDRYRRRKQGPLLRRAGELFALLTLGTFQALRVDYDDQDRPQLTGLRDGNRAVPVLGLSTGTADQLYLALRVASVEDYLETAPTLPFVADDLFINFDDARAGAGLEVLARLAQRTQVLFFTHHRHLVDIARERLGSAVQVVSLAEGGG
- a CDS encoding glycine cleavage system protein R, whose amino-acid sequence is MNTSLIVTLIGPDRPGLVSVVATRAQRAGANWMESRMAQLAGQFAGIVRLEVDSDAVEQLEAALRGLEAEGLHLTIERGREVAEPSIRRVRLNLTGHDHPGIVRDISGVLLRHGISIDGLETGCEPAPMSGHPVFRAEADLAVPASADLHTLQDDLEALANELMVDFDLHDAAHREPPNRSNAATGR
- a CDS encoding metallophosphoesterase family protein codes for the protein MGSFRFLHAADIHLDSPLRGLSGHEGSAAERIRTATREAFVQLVGDAIDRRVDFVVIAGDLYDGDWRDYRTGLFFAAQMGRLNEAGIPVFLLHGNHDAESQLTRRLTLPDNVRVFGARRPETFRLDACGVALHGQSFAQRELRENLVPAYPDPMPHHFNIGVLHTGLGGLGGHENYAPCALGDLLAKGYDYWALGHVHQFQILHPRPPVVFPGNLQGRHIRETGDKGAVLVTVEAGTAVDVAPLAVDVVRWSRVQADLTGAGSLGEAVERLQAAIADAVAAEGQGRLLACRVECQGSTPIHGELQVSGDRLLAEARAAAVGLGTDAAWVEKVVVATTATGAERTDPAGELEALWQEAATDPELLARLAEDPGAMLRRLPYELRAELEPDSILTTALAEDPAALATAVVPWLSQRLAGEGEED